From the genome of Malus sylvestris chromosome 6, drMalSylv7.2, whole genome shotgun sequence, one region includes:
- the LOC126627028 gene encoding 40S ribosomal protein S10-1-like: MIISEKNRREISKYLFQEGVCYAKKDYNLAKHPDIDVPNLQVIKLMQSLKSKEYVRETFAWMHYYWYLTNDGIEFLRTYLNLPSEIVPATLKKQAKPAGRPMGLSGDRPRGPSRFDGERRFGGDRDGYRGGPRAPGGDFGDKGGAPADFKPSFGGPGGRPGFGRGAGGFGAGPASSSNLS; the protein is encoded by the exons ATG ATCATTTCAGAGAAGAACCGTCGCGAGATCTCCAAGTACCTCTTTCAAG AGGGagtttgttatgcaaagaaggACTATAACTTGGCAAAGCACCCGGATATCGATGTGCCGAACCTGCAGGTGATTAAGCTGATGCAGAGCCTTAAGTCGAAGGAGTATGTGAGAGAAACTTTTGCTTGGATGCATTACTACTGGTACCTTACCAATGACGGTATCGAGTTTTTGAGGACCTACCTCAATCTCCCTTCTGAGATTGTACCTGCAACTTTGAAGAAGCAGGCCAAGCCTGCTGGCCGCCCAATGGGGCTGTCTGGTGACCGCCCACG TGGCCCATCTCGCTTTGATGGAGAACGTAGATTCGGTGGTGATAGGGATGGGTACCGTGGAGGACCCCGTGCACCTGGTGGTGACTTTGGTGATAAGGGTGGAGCTCCTGCTGATTTCAAGCCTTCTTTTGGG GGCCCTGGTGGAAGGCCTGGCTTCGGTCGTGGAGCTGGTGGTTTTGGTGCAGGCCCAGCTAGCAGCTCTAACCTTTCTTGA